A region of Paenibacillus sp. 37 DNA encodes the following proteins:
- the glsA gene encoding glutaminase A: MSNSTMERLNALLPEWLETSRLHTGQGKVASYIPELVKASQDELGIHIMDAEGNHVSAGDCGVPFTMQSISKVFTLILALMDHGEEAVFFNVGKEPTGDDYDSMIKLELVEPGIPFNPLINAGAITVSSLVGGDCKEEKSRRILEFFRKLANNDRLGYNEEVFQSESESGHMNRSLGYFLKHNGVIKDDVEDVLAVYFRHCSIEVTCADLSRMSLVLAYNGTDPITGEELIPRRYVQIAKTFMTTCGMYNASGEFAIEVGLPAKSGVSGGILTLVPGQFGIGLVGPALNRKGNSIAGVHLLERLSKEFDWSFF, translated from the coding sequence ATGAGCAATTCAACCATGGAACGTCTGAATGCATTACTGCCGGAGTGGCTGGAGACCAGTCGTTTGCACACCGGGCAAGGTAAGGTCGCTTCTTATATCCCGGAGCTTGTCAAAGCCTCTCAGGATGAGCTTGGTATACATATCATGGACGCCGAAGGGAACCATGTGTCGGCAGGGGATTGCGGTGTCCCATTTACGATGCAAAGTATCTCCAAAGTATTTACCCTTATTCTGGCCCTGATGGATCATGGGGAAGAAGCGGTTTTCTTTAATGTAGGAAAAGAACCGACAGGCGACGATTACGATTCGATGATCAAGCTTGAACTAGTCGAACCCGGAATCCCGTTTAATCCACTAATCAATGCGGGTGCGATTACGGTGTCCTCGCTTGTTGGAGGAGACTGTAAGGAAGAGAAATCACGCCGCATTCTGGAGTTTTTCCGCAAACTGGCGAATAATGATCGCCTGGGCTATAACGAAGAGGTATTCCAGTCCGAATCGGAGAGTGGTCATATGAATCGTTCACTTGGCTACTTTTTGAAGCACAACGGGGTCATTAAGGATGACGTTGAAGACGTGCTTGCCGTGTATTTCCGTCATTGCTCCATTGAAGTGACGTGTGCAGATCTGTCTCGAATGTCACTTGTTCTGGCCTATAATGGAACAGATCCAATTACGGGAGAAGAACTCATCCCTCGTCGCTATGTTCAGATTGCGAAGACCTTCATGACCACCTGTGGTATGTATAATGCATCAGGCGAATTTGCCATCGAGGTCGGTTTGCCCGCCAAAAGTGGAGTATCCGGAGGCATATTGACCCTTGTACCGGGACAATTCGGCATTGGTCTTGTTGGCCCGGCTCTGAATCGCAAAGGCAACAGTATTGCCGGCGTGCATCTGCTGGAGCGTCTGTCCAAGGAATTCGACTGGAGTTTTTTCTAA
- a CDS encoding glycosyltransferase family 2 protein, translating into MVAIYYVVFVNTLYFSILALSFRNIWTIFRRSHYSKYNTLSGSELVPSVSLLVPAYNEELTIIENVNCLMTLNYPTYEVIVVNDGSSDATLKILLDEYRLKPVPNTKIRGKIACQKIRGIYHNPEFPDLYVIDKENGGKADSLNAGINLSHYPLISSIDADSLLEKDALIRMARMYMENPEETVAIGGDVRIANGCKIENGAVQDVSLPRKIWPMFQSIEYLKAFLGGRIGWSHMNGLIIVSGAFGMFRKDAVIAVGGYRDGYPGEDMNIIIKLHRYMLENKLKYRVAFCPEAVCWTQAPDSYRILSSQRKRWGRGNLKNMIENRGMLFNPKYKVMGMVTMPYNVLFEALNPYFRITGLLALAGYVLLDMTQWPILVLFGLLNFVSGYLLSVGALVLEEIAFKRYNKLSDLVKMLVYSALKFVGYHQLGVLWRLQGHVQFMQNNNSWGTMTRQSWSEDEKKTSEAA; encoded by the coding sequence ATGGTCGCAATCTACTATGTTGTTTTTGTAAATACGCTCTATTTTTCCATTCTGGCCTTATCGTTCCGTAACATCTGGACGATCTTCCGGCGGTCGCATTATTCCAAATACAATACATTGTCAGGCTCGGAACTAGTGCCTTCGGTTTCTCTGCTGGTACCGGCATACAACGAGGAACTGACGATTATTGAAAATGTGAACTGCCTGATGACGCTGAATTATCCAACCTATGAAGTGATCGTCGTAAATGACGGCTCCAGTGATGCCACACTGAAGATTTTATTGGATGAATATCGGCTGAAGCCAGTACCCAATACGAAGATTCGGGGCAAGATCGCCTGTCAGAAAATTCGTGGGATCTATCATAACCCGGAGTTCCCGGATCTGTATGTCATTGACAAGGAAAACGGCGGTAAGGCCGATTCCCTCAATGCCGGGATCAACCTGTCCCACTATCCGTTGATCTCTTCGATCGATGCTGACTCGTTGCTGGAAAAGGATGCCCTGATCCGCATGGCACGCATGTATATGGAGAATCCGGAAGAGACGGTAGCCATCGGTGGAGATGTAAGGATCGCCAATGGTTGCAAAATTGAAAACGGGGCAGTGCAAGATGTATCGCTGCCACGCAAAATCTGGCCCATGTTCCAGTCCATTGAATATCTCAAAGCCTTCCTGGGCGGACGGATTGGCTGGAGTCACATGAACGGTCTGATCATTGTCTCCGGTGCCTTCGGTATGTTCCGTAAGGACGCTGTTATCGCCGTAGGTGGTTACCGGGATGGTTATCCTGGGGAAGACATGAACATCATCATTAAACTTCACCGTTATATGCTGGAGAACAAATTGAAGTATCGCGTTGCCTTCTGCCCTGAGGCCGTATGCTGGACGCAGGCGCCGGATTCCTACCGGATCTTGTCCAGTCAGCGCAAGCGCTGGGGCCGTGGGAACCTGAAGAACATGATTGAGAATCGCGGCATGTTGTTCAATCCGAAATATAAAGTCATGGGTATGGTAACCATGCCTTATAACGTCCTTTTTGAAGCGCTGAACCCGTATTTCCGGATTACCGGCCTTCTGGCTCTCGCTGGATATGTGCTTCTGGATATGACGCAATGGCCGATTCTGGTTCTGTTCGGACTGCTGAACTTCGTGAGTGGTTATCTGCTGAGTGTAGGCGCACTTGTCCTGGAGGAGATTGCTTTCAAGCGTTATAACAAGCTCTCCGATCTGGTCAAAATGCTGGTCTACTCCGCGCTGAAATTCGTGGGTTACCACCAGCTCGGCGTACTGTGGAGATTGCAGGGACATGTGCAGTTCATGCAAAACAACAACTCATGGGGTACCATGACACGCCAAAGCTGGTCCGAGGATGAGAAGAAAACAAGCGAAGCCGCTTAA
- a CDS encoding HEAT repeat domain-containing protein, producing MFPSLALAYLFLYICIALVVVGVIVLFAMKMSHNGKRRKTAFYELKQRDYFTYLQTALTENSPLKLPPGKLAPLERRVIQDRLIEWIDQFKGEYRDKLIALCREAGFVEHDLKELGRLRYGRQIDAAYRLGGMRCPEAVPGLMELLKDEKPGPMAIMIGRSISRCTTRQGELKDMLALLLTKGKSIHHLAADILLETSLDTSRILIELLEDRNPDFVKVGLVAMWGQAVPEVMPALDRLVGAEHQDVRAEAVKLYLSASPALRDETILKLIQDPDPEVRAEVVQALGSKHASGSIPLLRKALRDEDWRVRYNSAESLSKLGEPGFEALCQAAVQGTVAEREIAMQQIESTMQHTRTDDRAVEQMIAHNKKRLLYDRYFGPVRENRTSKKRTGVATVGGDYTA from the coding sequence ATGTTTCCAAGTTTGGCTTTGGCCTATCTGTTTTTGTACATCTGTATCGCACTTGTTGTTGTAGGCGTCATCGTATTGTTTGCCATGAAAATGTCCCACAATGGCAAACGACGCAAGACGGCGTTTTATGAATTGAAGCAGCGTGACTACTTCACCTATCTGCAAACAGCCTTGACTGAGAATAGTCCACTCAAATTGCCACCAGGCAAACTGGCTCCGCTGGAACGCAGAGTCATTCAGGACAGATTGATTGAATGGATCGACCAGTTCAAGGGTGAGTATCGCGACAAATTAATCGCACTGTGCCGTGAAGCAGGATTCGTAGAGCATGATCTGAAGGAACTGGGCCGTCTGCGTTATGGTCGCCAGATTGATGCAGCTTATCGCTTGGGTGGCATGCGTTGTCCTGAAGCCGTTCCGGGTTTGATGGAATTGCTGAAGGATGAGAAACCGGGCCCGATGGCCATTATGATTGGTCGATCCATCTCCAGATGTACGACTCGGCAAGGTGAACTGAAAGACATGCTCGCGTTGCTGTTAACCAAAGGTAAGTCCATTCACCATCTGGCAGCAGATATTCTGCTCGAAACGAGTCTGGATACGAGCAGAATTCTAATTGAATTGCTGGAAGATCGGAATCCTGATTTTGTAAAAGTCGGACTGGTTGCCATGTGGGGACAGGCTGTACCTGAAGTGATGCCTGCACTCGACAGACTGGTAGGCGCAGAACATCAGGATGTACGTGCCGAAGCGGTGAAGCTGTATCTTAGCGCAAGTCCAGCACTCCGGGATGAGACCATTCTGAAGCTGATCCAGGACCCCGATCCGGAAGTTCGCGCTGAAGTGGTACAAGCGCTTGGTTCGAAACATGCATCTGGCAGTATTCCATTGCTGCGCAAAGCGCTGCGGGATGAGGACTGGAGAGTTCGATATAACAGTGCGGAGAGTCTGAGCAAGCTCGGTGAACCGGGATTCGAAGCGCTGTGTCAGGCTGCGGTGCAAGGTACAGTTGCTGAGCGCGAGATTGCGATGCAGCAGATTGAGAGTACCATGCAGCACACGAGAACCGATGACAGAGCTGTAGAGCAGATGATTGCACATAACAAAAAAAGACTGCTGTACGATCGCTATTTTGGCCCTGTCCGAGAGAACAGAACCAGCAAGAAACGCACAGGTGTCGCTACGGTAGGAGGGGATTACACTGCTTAG
- a CDS encoding GNAT family N-acetyltransferase produces the protein MKFIKYTQPDFDDYYALVSNMEVMKQITERAVPEQEARTQFESMLEFNERSTCGHYRVYSEDGAGVAYAKLIPDQEDPTKAEIGYMILPEHWGKGQGTSIASRLIIQAQAAGIGSLYAVIDPGNAASRRILTRQNFVSTWTGDYEGLPGEILELNLQMKR, from the coding sequence ATGAAGTTCATTAAATACACACAACCTGATTTTGATGATTATTATGCATTGGTTTCCAATATGGAAGTAATGAAACAGATTACAGAACGTGCAGTACCTGAGCAAGAGGCGAGAACGCAATTCGAGTCTATGCTGGAGTTTAATGAGCGTTCCACTTGTGGACATTACCGAGTATATAGTGAAGATGGTGCCGGTGTGGCGTATGCCAAATTGATTCCGGATCAGGAGGACCCGACCAAGGCTGAGATAGGTTACATGATCCTGCCTGAACATTGGGGCAAAGGTCAAGGCACATCCATAGCGTCTCGGTTGATTATTCAGGCACAAGCCGCAGGGATTGGATCCCTCTACGCAGTTATCGATCCGGGTAACGCTGCTTCCCGCCGGATCTTGACCAGACAGAACTTTGTATCCACCTGGACAGGCGATTACGAGGGTCTTCCTGGCGAGATTTTGGAGTTAAATCTTCAAATGAAGCGGTAA
- a CDS encoding DNA polymerase IV — protein sequence MPRQDRRVIMLADCQSFYASVEKSAHPEYKDRPLVVAGDPARRSGIILAACPLAKSYGITTAERLGEALAKCPDVVVVRPRMAEYIRVSLHITRILQSYTDLVEPYSIDEQFLDVTGSLDLFGSPETIARSIQSRVMDETGVYIRIGISDTKVVSKMACDLYAKKVPGGICTLPRKDLPSTIWKKPVRDMFMVGSRMAQHLYKMGVHTIGDLAQTPLSRLRERWGVNGEVLWRIARGIDDSPVKPGTYAHQQQGIGHQMTLPRDYDSWEDIKVVLLELAELVSRRSRDKSLMGHVVSVGCRGQDYDRPTGFSRQMKVNEPTNITDEVYDAAAALFLRHWDGLPIRRISVSLTGLVTDSEVQLSWFDDRERKRELERATDDIKRRYGDTAIMRASSLCSSAQAHERSHKIGGHYK from the coding sequence ATGCCCCGCCAAGACAGACGTGTCATCATGCTGGCCGACTGCCAGTCATTCTATGCCAGCGTGGAGAAGTCTGCACATCCCGAATACAAGGACCGCCCCCTCGTTGTTGCGGGAGATCCGGCGCGCCGTTCGGGTATTATTCTTGCGGCTTGTCCACTCGCCAAGTCCTATGGAATTACAACAGCAGAACGATTGGGCGAAGCGCTCGCCAAATGTCCGGATGTTGTTGTTGTTCGCCCGCGGATGGCCGAGTACATTCGGGTGTCCCTTCATATTACGCGTATCCTTCAGTCTTACACCGATCTGGTGGAACCCTATAGTATTGACGAACAGTTTCTCGATGTCACCGGAAGCCTGGATCTGTTCGGTAGTCCCGAGACGATTGCCCGCAGCATTCAATCCAGGGTGATGGATGAGACGGGTGTATACATTCGGATCGGCATCAGTGATACCAAGGTCGTTAGCAAGATGGCCTGTGATCTGTATGCCAAGAAAGTCCCGGGAGGCATCTGCACGCTACCTCGCAAAGATCTGCCTTCAACCATCTGGAAAAAACCTGTGCGAGACATGTTCATGGTCGGTTCCCGCATGGCGCAGCATCTCTATAAGATGGGGGTCCATACGATCGGTGATCTGGCCCAGACTCCACTGTCCCGGCTGAGAGAACGTTGGGGTGTGAATGGCGAGGTATTGTGGCGTATCGCCCGCGGTATTGATGATTCCCCGGTCAAACCCGGGACATATGCTCATCAGCAGCAGGGAATCGGACATCAGATGACGCTGCCCCGGGACTATGACTCCTGGGAAGATATCAAGGTGGTACTACTTGAACTGGCGGAACTCGTCAGTCGACGTTCCCGGGACAAATCACTCATGGGCCATGTGGTCTCGGTTGGATGTCGCGGACAGGATTATGATCGTCCAACCGGTTTCTCCCGCCAGATGAAGGTGAATGAACCCACCAACATTACGGATGAAGTATACGATGCGGCAGCAGCTCTGTTTCTGCGCCATTGGGACGGATTACCCATCCGCCGCATCAGCGTGTCATTGACCGGACTTGTAACCGATTCTGAAGTGCAGCTGTCCTGGTTTGATGACCGCGAACGTAAAAGAGAATTGGAACGTGCCACGGATGATATCAAGCGCAGGTACGGAGATACCGCCATTATGCGGGCATCCTCCCTCTGCTCGTCCGCGCAAGCCCATGAACGTTCTCATAAAATTGGAGGTCATTATAAATGA
- a CDS encoding YolD-like family protein: MSKKLQQNGIFESSRMMLPEHREAYILHQEQLAPRTRPSLDAQAAEEMSRLLSNSMMLGDRVTITLFHEHDDIRYTGQVLRLDRPARTLRLLMEDGSRDIQMNLITDVALADE, from the coding sequence ATGAGTAAAAAATTGCAGCAAAACGGTATCTTCGAGTCCTCACGCATGATGCTCCCCGAACACCGGGAAGCCTACATTCTTCATCAGGAACAACTTGCTCCTCGTACCCGCCCATCCCTGGATGCCCAGGCCGCGGAAGAAATGTCCCGTTTGCTCAGCAACTCGATGATGCTTGGAGATAGGGTCACTATTACGTTGTTTCACGAACATGACGATATCCGTTACACGGGACAGGTGCTTCGGCTGGACCGTCCTGCCCGTACCCTCAGACTACTGATGGAAGATGGGTCCCGGGATATTCAGATGAACCTCATTACAGATGTGGCCCTAGCCGATGAATGA